CGATTACTTTTATCTTAGGATTTATTGATTTAACAGCAGTTGCTATTCCAGCAAGGATTCCTCCTCCACCAATAGGTACTAAAACTGCATCAAGATCTGCTGCATCTTCTAATATTTCAAGTCCTATTGTTCCTTGCCCAGCTATTACATATTCATCATCAAATGGATGTAAAAATACTGCTCCAGTAGCTTTTTGAATTTCACAAGCTTTAGCAAAAGCATCATCATAAACAGTACCACAAAGCACAACCTCTGCTCCATATCCTCTTGTAGCTGCTATTTTAGCTATTGGTGCTGTTTCAGGCATAACTATTGTAGATTTTATTCCTTGAGCAGTAGCTCCTAAAGCTATACCTTGAGCATGGTTTCCAGCTGATGAAGCAATAACTCCTCTTGCTTTTTCTTCTTCTGTTAAATTGGCTATTCTATTTAATGCTCCTCTTAATTTAAAAGAACCTGTTTTTTGTAGATTTTCAAGTTTAAATAAAACTTTTCCTCCAGTCATTTTTTCTAGTGTAGGACATTCAATTAAAGGTGTTCTTTTAATTGAATCTTCAATCGTGGTTTTTGCCTTTTTTATAGTTTCTAGTGTAACTGCCATTTTGATTCCCCCTTAGTAATGTAAAATTTTCATATAAGTTTGTTGTCTTTATTATAGAACTTTTCTTACTTATTTTCAACATTTTTATTATTTTTACATCAAAAGTAATAAAAAAAGAGCAATTTATTTTATATTTTATACTCTATAAACTCTGTAATAACTTCATACTCATTTTCTTTTCCCAATCTCTCTAAAAGATTTTCAATAATAGCTTTATAATTAGCAAGTTGCTCCTCGTTGATCTCTCCAGTTTTATAATCAACTATATAAACACAACCCTTTTCTCCTTCTCTTGCCTCTTTTATCATCAATCTATCTATTCTAAAAGTTTCATCCTCTGTATAAATCTCATATTCAGAATAGATTTTATCCCACTCTTTAGAGAAAATCTCCTTTTTCTTATTTAAAATATATTCAATATTTTTTTTAGATAAAATTTCAGCTATCCCCTTTTCTCCTAAGTTTGATGCAAACTTAGCAAAAGTCAATTTTTTAGCTCTCTCAATCTCCTTATTAGTTGCATAAATCAAATTCTCAAGGAAATAGTGAACAACTGTCCCCTTTAATCTTTTAATCTCATTTTGAAGAGAGTGAGAATATATTTTCTCTCTATCTTTAAATATGCTCTCTTCTCCTTTTGGATATGATGCTTCAGGGGTAGAAAGATTAAGTTCAAAAGTTTCTCTCTTATCATTTTTATCTTTGGATTGAAACTCAGTAAAAATTATATCTCTATCTTTAAACTCTTTTTCACAATTAATCATATCTAAATTATAATTATTTTCATCTTTAGTAGAGTTCTTATCATATTTTTCAAGAGCTATATAGATATTATTTTTAGGTCTTGTCAATGCAACATAAAGGTTATTTATCTCCTCATGCTCTTTTTTTATTTGATTTTCTTCTAAATAAGTAAATTCATTTGATAGAACCTTTAAAATATGGTTAAATTTATCATTTGTTAATAAAAACTCTCTAGCTTCTTCATATTTATTGTCCATTGAAAGATAAAAGTTGATATTACCAGTTGTTCTATTATTTGATTTTGGATTATAATAATAGAAAAGTGTATCAAACTCAAGTCCTTTAGATTTATGAATAGTCATTAGATTTACACTATTTTCATCTTTTAACACTATCTTCTTAAACTTTGAACTGTTTTTTTGATCTTCAAATTCACTTAAAAACTCCTCAAAATATCTATAACTTTTAACTATTTTATAAAAAGAGTACAGATTTGATATATCTCCCTTACTAAAGAATCTCTCTGTAATCCCTAAACTTTGAAGAATATCATAAGTTAAAAAATATGTTTCTCCATCATTAGTATTATATCTGTCTTTAAGTTCCTTTACTATCTCTAAAACCTCTCTCTCTTTAGCATTTAAGTTTATCTCTAAAGAGTAATCTAGTAACCAATTTTCTATATTTTCTCTCTCTTTAACTAAATATTTTAAAGAGTCAGCAGAGAGATTTACAAGATCACAACGTAAAAAATTAAGTAGAGATAGGTAATCATTTTTAACTAGATATTTTATCAAATAATATATTCCCTTAATTCCCCTGCTTTCAATTACATTTACATTTGAATCAACAACAAATGGGATATTTGCCTCAGTTAATTTTTTTTGTATTAAATTAAGTTCATCATTTGTTCTAGCTAAAATTCCTATTCCCTCATAAATTCCATTAAAATCAAGTTGAATTTTCTCAATTATTCTATCTATAATAGTTGTACTCTTTTCCTCTTCTTCCTCATTTTCTAAAGTTTTCGTTAAAATTTCAATATGTCCTTTTTTATTTTGATTTTTAGGATTTACCTCTAAAAATTCCCATCTTTTACTACTTTCTTCACTTTTTTTAGATAAAGTTTTAAAAAATTTATTATAGAACATAACTACATTTTCTTCACTTCTATAACAGATATTTAGGTTTTCAACTTTTCCATCTATTATTTTTTCAAGATTTTCAAAGAGGTTTTTCTCTCCACCTCTCCAACCATAAATACTTTGCTTTTCATCTCCTACACATATTACATTTTCGCTTTTATCTATAATATCCTTTAAAATTTTCCATTGTAATATACTTGTATCTTGAAATTCATCTATAAATATAGTTTTTATCTTCCCATCAATAATATCAAAGAATTCATCAGTAACACCATTTTCATCAACAAAATTTAGATTTTTATCTCGAATATATCTAAATGTATAGTTACTTATATCTAAGAATGTAAATCTTTGCTCCTTAAATTTTATATCATCATAGATTTCATAGATTCTATTAATAACTTGAAGTAACTTCTCTTCATAGGGAATAATTTTTTCATTAAATAAAGTTTTAGCAATATTTAATCTTAATTCATCTTGTAGATACTCTAAATCCTCCAATCT
The nucleotide sequence above comes from uncultured Fusobacterium sp.. Encoded proteins:
- the ilvA gene encoding threonine ammonia-lyase; the protein is MAVTLETIKKAKTTIEDSIKRTPLIECPTLEKMTGGKVLFKLENLQKTGSFKLRGALNRIANLTEEEKARGVIASSAGNHAQGIALGATAQGIKSTIVMPETAPIAKIAATRGYGAEVVLCGTVYDDAFAKACEIQKATGAVFLHPFDDEYVIAGQGTIGLEILEDAADLDAVLVPIGGGGILAGIATAVKSINPKIKVIGVESANAASMTEALKRGECCEVCAQPTIADGIAVKKVGCKTLELVRKYVDEVITVSEDEIARAILFLMEKSKVVAEGAGATPLAAILAGKVKCVGKKVCAVVSGGNIDVNLIERVLNRALINEGRRFEFKVKVHDRFGETEKLLKLITKNRANILFITQSMYNIDLGINMQEITLVIECSDIEHRNNVIVKIKEAGYEIY
- a CDS encoding exodeoxyribonuclease V subunit beta, with translation MKNRLILKASAGTGKTYRLSLEYVASLCCGNDFRDILVMTFTKKATAEIKERILKFLKQLKENGEEAKDLKKNILKLYPDIDFSQNKIEKIYEEVIQNKDKLKIYTIDAFTNLIFKKAIAPYLKIYSYEIIDDDDNKKVLLKVLDRLFTNKEDFSKFKEFLKDNSERDMEKYIELIKNLLNQRWKTIVLGDRLNKKREPFQIKDSFTIMDNLLEIVNSVAIDKKKDLETVLVKKSKPYIKLNDDFEKERYLIDNFKDLIKGNIWSGTYIKDSCGRLEDLEYLQDELRLNIAKTLFNEKIIPYEEKLLQVINRIYEIYDDIKFKEQRFTFLDISNYTFRYIRDKNLNFVDENGVTDEFFDIIDGKIKTIFIDEFQDTSILQWKILKDIIDKSENVICVGDEKQSIYGWRGGEKNLFENLEKIIDGKVENLNICYRSEENVVMFYNKFFKTLSKKSEESSKRWEFLEVNPKNQNKKGHIEILTKTLENEEEEEKSTTIIDRIIEKIQLDFNGIYEGIGILARTNDELNLIQKKLTEANIPFVVDSNVNVIESRGIKGIYYLIKYLVKNDYLSLLNFLRCDLVNLSADSLKYLVKERENIENWLLDYSLEINLNAKEREVLEIVKELKDRYNTNDGETYFLTYDILQSLGITERFFSKGDISNLYSFYKIVKSYRYFEEFLSEFEDQKNSSKFKKIVLKDENSVNLMTIHKSKGLEFDTLFYYYNPKSNNRTTGNINFYLSMDNKYEEAREFLLTNDKFNHILKVLSNEFTYLEENQIKKEHEEINNLYVALTRPKNNIYIALEKYDKNSTKDENNYNLDMINCEKEFKDRDIIFTEFQSKDKNDKRETFELNLSTPEASYPKGEESIFKDREKIYSHSLQNEIKRLKGTVVHYFLENLIYATNKEIERAKKLTFAKFASNLGEKGIAEILSKKNIEYILNKKKEIFSKEWDKIYSEYEIYTEDETFRIDRLMIKEAREGEKGCVYIVDYKTGEINEEQLANYKAIIENLLERLGKENEYEVITEFIEYKI